The genomic region CTGATCCGCATGGGCGTGCCGCCGCTCGTCACCCACATGTTCATCTTCTATTACGCGGTTCTGTCGGCCATCACCCCGCCGGTCGCACTCGCCTCCTTCGCCGCCGCCGGTCTCGCCCGCGGCAGCCTTTGGGGCACCAGCCTCAAGGCGGTCAAGTTCGGCATGGCGACCTTCCTCGTGCCCTACATGTTCTACATGAATCCCGTTCTGCTCGCGCAAGGAGCCGCCGCCGACGTGCTTCAGGCCTTCCTCACCGCGATGGCGGGGGTCGTGCTGCTCGCCTTCGCGACGGAAGGCTACATGCTGGGCCCCCTCGCCGCGCCGCTCAGGCTCGTCGTCGGTGCGGCGGCGCTGATGTGCATCGTCCCCGAGGCGAAGACCGACCTCGCCGGCATCGCCCTCGGTGGGGCCGTGTTGCTCTGGCAGTGGCGTGCCGGCCGGCGCGGTGATGCCCCCGCCTGAGGCGGGAGAGCATCCGGCCCAGGCCAAGGCGGAGCCGCGTCGGCGCGCCTCTGAGCTCCTGCTCGATCTCGCCCGCGCCTGGCCTGCGGAGCGGATCAGCGTCGGCGAGCTCCTCGCCGCTCTCGGCGACCGCGGCTACGGCCTCGTGATGCTCGCCCTTGCCCTGCCGAACCTGATTCCGGTGCCGATCCCTGGCCTCTCCGGCGTCCTCGGCACACCGATCATCCTCCTCGCGCTGATGATGCTCGCGGGCTATCCCGAGCCGGTGCTGCCGAGGTTCATACGCGACCGCTCCTTCCCGCGCGCCGGGTTCGAGGCGGTGATGCTGCGGGCAGAGCCGTGGCTTCAGTGGCTCGAGCGTTTCACGCGCCCCGGCACGCTGAGGCTGCCGAACCGCGCCGTCGAGATCCCGGCCGCGCTCCTGATCGCCGTCAACGCGGTGCTGCTCGCGCTGCCGATCCCGTTCGGCAACCCCGCCCCGGCTCTCGCCATCGTGCTCACCTCGGTCGCGCTCATCGAGGCCGACCGGCGCCTGTTCCTCGCCTCGATCCTCGTGATGCTCGCCGCGATCGCGATCGACCTCGCGATCGTCCTTGCGATCATCGGCCTCGGCAGGGCGGTGGCCGAGCTCTTGTGACCGCCGAAGCGCGGTCGGCGTCTGCGCTTGACCCGCCGCGTCCAGCCCGGCGAGAACCAAGCGCCCCCGGGCTGCCGGCCCGGGCGGCAGGGGACGAGCGTGATGATCACCACCTATAGGGTCGAGGCCGGGCAGATGCGCGTGGGCGACCTGCTGCCGGTCCCGCCGGGGCCGGGAGAGGCCGCCGCGACTCCGTCCGCCCTGCCGATCTGGATCGACCTGATGCAGCCCACGCTCCAGGAGGAGCGGCTCGTCGAGCAGCTGATCGGTGTCGAGCTGCCGACGCGCGAGGAGATGCAGGAGATCGAGGCCTCCTCCCGGCTTTACCGCGAGGGCGACGTTCTGTTCATGACGGCGAACTTCCTCCATGGCGCCGACACCGGCGAGGTCGGCTCCACGCCGATCACCTTCGTGCTGACCACCCACTGCCTTGTCACGATCCGCCACGCCACGCCCAAGGCCTTCGGCGTGTTCGCCGCGCGCGCGGCCAAGAACCCCTCCCTCGCGAGCACGGCGGACGGGGTGATGCTCGGCCTGTTCGAACAGGTGGTCGACCGGCTCGCCGACATCCTCGAGCGCATCGGCGCCGACATGGACCGCACGAGCCAGGCCGCGTTCCGCGCCGCCCGGAGCAAGGAGGTCGCGTCGAAGAAGGAACAGGCGCTGAAGGAGGCGCTGATCGCCCTAGGCACGGTGGGTGAGATCACCGCCCGCACCTCCGACACGCTGCTTGGCCTCTCCCGAATCCTCGCCTTCATCGCTGCCGAGAGCGACAGCTGCATACGCCGCGAGAACAAGGGCAGGATCAAGACGCTCGCGCGCGACGTGCGCAGCCTGATGGACCACGGCAAGTTCCTCAACGACAAGGCCACCTTCCTGCTCGATGCCGTGCTCGGCATCATCAATATCGAGCAGTCGGCGATCATCAAGACCTTCTCGGTCGTCGCGGTGGTGTTCCTGCCGCCGACGCTTGTCGCCTCGATCTACGGCATGAACTTCGAGGTCATGCCGGAGCTGCAATGGACGCTCGGCTACCCCCTGGCACTCGGGCTGATGGTGTTCTCCGCCGTCGCCCCGCTCTGGTACTTCCGCCGCAAGGGCTGGCTCTGAATCGCCGCGAAGAGGGGCGCGTTCCGCTCAGAGCGCAGCGACGCGCTCGGCAAGCGCCACAAGCGTGGCCGGAGCCGCCTCGAGTTCGGCGAGCGCGATGCCCTCGCCAGGGCGATGCGCCTCCGAAACGTCGCCCGGGCCGAGCACGATGCAGGGGGCGATCGCCTGAAGCTCCACAGCATCGGTGCCGTAAGGCGCGGTGGTGGCGGGATGGCCGGTCACCGCCACCGCGGCGGCGACGAGCGGATGGTCCTCCGCGAGTTCGGGTGGTGTGCCTTCCCAGGCCTCCTCGAGCGTGATGCCGTGGCGCGAGGCCGCCTCGCGCACCGCTGCGACGATCGGCATCGGATCCACACGCCGGGAGTAGCGGAACTTGATGTGGGCGGTGGCGCGCGCCACCGTGACGTTCGCCGCCGTGCCGTGGTTGTCGATGACGATGTTGAAGTCGCTGAAGGGCGGCGAATAGGCCGGGTCCTGCCAGGCAGGGTCGGTGCGCAGCCGGTCATGCACCGGCAGGATGGCGTGCAGGAAGCGGATCAGCGCGAGATTGGCGTTCACACCCTCGCCGGTGGAGGAGTGCGCCTGCACGCCCAAGGCGGTCGCGGTGAACTGCACGTGCACGCGGTGCCCGCGCACGCAGCGCATCCCCGACGGCTCGACCACGACAATCCCCTTCGGCGCGGCACGTCGCGCGAGCGCGCTCTGCTCGGCGATCAGCCGCGCGCCCGCCTTCGTCGTCTCCTCGTCGAAGGTGAAGAGAAGTGTCACCGGCAGCCCCTCCGGAGCGGCTTTGGCGGCGGCGATGCTCGCCGCGAGCGGCCCCTTCATGTCGCAGGCGCCAAGGCCCTCGAGCCGCCCGTCGCGGATCGAGGGGGACCACGGGTCGGTCGTCCAGCCGGTGGCGGGAACCGTGTCCATGTGGGCGCTGAACGCCACCCCGGGCCGCATCGGCCCGCGATGCGCGACGAGGGCGCGCTTCGCCACCCCTGCCGGGTCGGTGAAGTCGAGCCGCTCAATCTCGAAGCCCCCAAGCTCGGCCTCGATCCGGTCGGCGACAGCCCGGTTCGACTGGCTCGAGCGGCTGTCAAGCGCAACGAGATCGCGCGCGAGTGCGACGACGTCCGTCATGGTTCGATCCCCTCACCTCGCCCGAGCCTTGCAAGCGGCGGCCGCTTGGGCAAGCCTTCGCCGCCCATGCCCGCCCCGACCTCGATCTCCCCGCGCTACCTCGATCCAAGATCCGGGCGGACCTGGCCGGTCGACCCGCCGCGCTGGCGCGCCGATGACGGGGCGCCGCTGATGCTCACCCCGATGCCCGGGATCACGCGGCGCGAGATCGCAAGCGGCACGCGAAGCCTCTGGCGCTATCGCCGCGCCCTGCCGGTTGCGGACGATGTCGAACCGGTCAGCCTCGGCGAGGGCTGCACGCCGCTGATCGTGCGCGAGGTCGCCGGCGCGCGCGCGCATCTCAAGCTCGAGTGGTTCGCCCCCACCGGCAGCTTCAAGGACCGCGGCGCCTCGGTGATGCTCACGGCGCTGCGCGCGCAAGGGGTCACCGCCGTGCTCGAGGACAGCTCCGGCAATGGCGGTGCGGCGATCGCGGCGTACGCGGCGGCGGCTGGAATGGCGGCGACGATCCTCGTCCCCGCCTCGACGTCGCCCGCGAAGATCGTGCAGATGAAGGCCGCCGGCGCGACGATCGAGCTCGTCCCCGGCACGCGGCAGGACTGTGCCGAGGCCGCCCTCGCCCGCGCCGAAACGATCTTCTACGCGAGCCACAACTGGCACCCGTTCTTCCTGCAGGGAACGAAGACGCTCGCCTACGAGCTGTGGGAAGACCTCGGCTTCCGCGCGCCCGACAACGTGATCATCCCCTGCGGCGCAGGCTCGAACGTGCTCGGCTGCGACCTCGGCTTCGGCGAACTGCTGCGTGCAGGCGAGATCGACCGCCTGCCGCGCCTGTTCGCCGTGCAGCCGGCGAATGTCGCGCCGATCGCGGCCGCCTTCGCCGCCGGCTCGGATGCGCCGGTTCCCTGCACGATCGCATCCACCATCGCCGAGGGAACCGCGATCGCACATCCGATACGCCTCGCCGAGGTGCTCGGGGCGATCCGGCGCTCGGGCGGCGCGGCGGTCACGGTGACGGAAGCCGAGATCGAGGCCGCCCTGTTCGCTCTTGCCCGCAGCGGCCTCTATGTCGAGCCGACCTGCGCGACCACCGCCGCTGCCTTCGCCAACCTGCTCCTTGACGGAACGATCGGCCCTGAGGAGACCACGGTTCTCGTGCTCACCGGCACGGGGCTCAAGGCGACGCAGCGGATCGCGGCGCTGATGGGGATGGAGGTCTGAGAGCATGGCCAAGGGGCCGCCGCCGCGCATCGCCGTGCTCGGCTTCTCGATCGAGTGCAACGCCTTCGCCCCGCCGGCCACACGGGCGGATTTCGAGGCCTCTGTGTGGCTCGAACGCGACGCGATCACGGCGGATGCGCGCTCCGCCACACCGGTGGCACTGCCCGAGACGGCGGGTTTCTACGCCGCGATGGACGCGACCGGCCCCTGGCAGCCTGTGCCGATCCTGCTTGCGATGGCCGAGCCGAACGGGCCGGTCGAGGAGCCGCTGTTCGCTGAAATGATGGCGATCTGGCGCAAGGGGCTCGAGGCGGCGAGGCCGCTCGACGGCGTCTACCTCTGCCTGCATGGAGCGGGGCTGACCACCGCCCGCGAGGACCCGGACGGGGATCTCTGCGCGATGGTGCGCTCGGTCGTCGGCCCGGACGTGCCGATCGTCGCGACCCTCGACCTGCACGCCAACGTCTCCGAGGCGATGGTCGCGAACCCCGATGTCTTGGTCGGCTACCGCACCAATCCGCACATCGACATGCGCGAGCGCGGCGAGGAGGCAGCGGTTCACCTGCGCGCGCTCTTGCGCGGCACGCGCACCGTCCGGCGCTTCATCCGCCTGCCGATCGTTCCGCCGACGACGACGATGCTCACCGGCCCCGACGCGACCGACCGTCCTTTCGGCGAGATGATCGATCTCGGCCAGAGGCGTGCCGCCGAGAGCGATTGTGCCGGGCGGATCATGAACGTCTCTGTGATGGGCGGTTTCGCCTACTCCGACACGTCGAAGAACGGGCTTGCCGTCGTCGTCACCGCGCGCGAGGGAGACGCAGAGGAGGCAGAGGCGCTCGCCGTCGAGATCGCCGAGCTCGGCTGGACGAACCGCGAGCGCTTCCGCCCGCGGCTCACAAGCCTCGAGGACGCAACCGCGCTCGCCCTTGCGACCGGCGCCGATCCGGGGAAGCCCGCCCAGTGCTTCGCCGATGTCGCCGACAATCCGGGCGGGGGCGGACGCGGCAACACGATGTGGGTCATCGAGGCCTTCCTCAAGGCGGGCGTTCAGGACGCGCTCGTCGGCCTCATCAACGACGCCCCGCTCGCGGCCGAGGCGCACCGGCTCGGCCTCGGCGCGCGCTTCACCGCCCGGTTCAACACCGCGGAGACCAACACGTTCTCGAAGCCGCTCGAGGCGGAGGCCGAGGTGGTCGCGCTCGGAGACGGTCACGTGGTCGGACGGCGCGGCATCTTCGCCGGCCGCGAGATGCGGCTCGGGCCTTCGGCAGCGCTTCGTGTGGCGGGGCTCACCATCGTCGTCGTCTCCAACCGCACGCAGTGCGCCGACCCTGCCTTCTTCGAGATGCTCGGCCTCGACATCCGCGCGGCGCGGTCGGTGGTGGTGAAGTCGCGCGGGCATTTCCGCGCCGGCTTCGACGAGTTCTTCGGCAATGACCGGATCACCGAGGTGGACGCGCCGGGCCTCACCTCGCCGATCCTCTCCCGCTTCACCTGGAAGCGCCTGCCGCGGCCGGTGATCCCGCTCGACGAGAACGTCACCTGGTCGCCGGCCGACCTGCGCCTCTGAGCCGTGCCGCGCCACGCTCGAACGCGCCGGCAAACCAGAACCGGAACGATCTGACGATGCCCCACCTCGCGCTCCCCCCCACCCGCGAGCTCTGCCGGCCCTGATGCGGATCGCGGACCTCCCCACGCCGTCGCTTCTGCTCGATCTGCCGAAGCTCCGGCGCAACCTCGCGGCCATGGCCACGGCTGCGGCGCGGCACGGCGTGTCGCTCCGCCCCCATCTCAAGACGGCGAAGTCGGTCGAGGTCGCGCGCCTTGCGACCGAGGGCCAAGCGGGCGGCATCACCGTCAGCACGCTCGCCGAAGCCCGCGCCTTCGCCGAGGCCGGGTTCCGCGACCAGATCTACGCCGTCGGCATCACGCCGCAGAAGCTCGACGCGGTCGCCTCACTGAACGCCC from Elioraea tepida harbors:
- a CDS encoding exopolysaccharide biosynthesis protein, producing the protein MPPPEAGEHPAQAKAEPRRRASELLLDLARAWPAERISVGELLAALGDRGYGLVMLALALPNLIPVPIPGLSGVLGTPIILLALMMLAGYPEPVLPRFIRDRSFPRAGFEAVMLRAEPWLQWLERFTRPGTLRLPNRAVEIPAALLIAVNAVLLALPIPFGNPAPALAIVLTSVALIEADRRLFLASILVMLAAIAIDLAIVLAIIGLGRAVAELL
- a CDS encoding magnesium transporter CorA family protein; protein product: MITTYRVEAGQMRVGDLLPVPPGPGEAAATPSALPIWIDLMQPTLQEERLVEQLIGVELPTREEMQEIEASSRLYREGDVLFMTANFLHGADTGEVGSTPITFVLTTHCLVTIRHATPKAFGVFAARAAKNPSLASTADGVMLGLFEQVVDRLADILERIGADMDRTSQAAFRAARSKEVASKKEQALKEALIALGTVGEITARTSDTLLGLSRILAFIAAESDSCIRRENKGRIKTLARDVRSLMDHGKFLNDKATFLLDAVLGIINIEQSAIIKTFSVVAVVFLPPTLVASIYGMNFEVMPELQWTLGYPLALGLMVFSAVAPLWYFRRKGWL
- a CDS encoding M20/M25/M40 family metallo-hydrolase, which translates into the protein MTDVVALARDLVALDSRSSQSNRAVADRIEAELGGFEIERLDFTDPAGVAKRALVAHRGPMRPGVAFSAHMDTVPATGWTTDPWSPSIRDGRLEGLGACDMKGPLAASIAAAKAAPEGLPVTLLFTFDEETTKAGARLIAEQSALARRAAPKGIVVVEPSGMRCVRGHRVHVQFTATALGVQAHSSTGEGVNANLALIRFLHAILPVHDRLRTDPAWQDPAYSPPFSDFNIVIDNHGTAANVTVARATAHIKFRYSRRVDPMPIVAAVREAASRHGITLEEAWEGTPPELAEDHPLVAAAVAVTGHPATTAPYGTDAVELQAIAPCIVLGPGDVSEAHRPGEGIALAELEAAPATLVALAERVAAL
- a CDS encoding pyridoxal-phosphate dependent enzyme, with protein sequence MPAPTSISPRYLDPRSGRTWPVDPPRWRADDGAPLMLTPMPGITRREIASGTRSLWRYRRALPVADDVEPVSLGEGCTPLIVREVAGARAHLKLEWFAPTGSFKDRGASVMLTALRAQGVTAVLEDSSGNGGAAIAAYAAAAGMAATILVPASTSPAKIVQMKAAGATIELVPGTRQDCAEAALARAETIFYASHNWHPFFLQGTKTLAYELWEDLGFRAPDNVIIPCGAGSNVLGCDLGFGELLRAGEIDRLPRLFAVQPANVAPIAAAFAAGSDAPVPCTIASTIAEGTAIAHPIRLAEVLGAIRRSGGAAVTVTEAEIEAALFALARSGLYVEPTCATTAAAFANLLLDGTIGPEETTVLVLTGTGLKATQRIAALMGMEV
- a CDS encoding M81 family metallopeptidase, with product MAKGPPPRIAVLGFSIECNAFAPPATRADFEASVWLERDAITADARSATPVALPETAGFYAAMDATGPWQPVPILLAMAEPNGPVEEPLFAEMMAIWRKGLEAARPLDGVYLCLHGAGLTTAREDPDGDLCAMVRSVVGPDVPIVATLDLHANVSEAMVANPDVLVGYRTNPHIDMRERGEEAAVHLRALLRGTRTVRRFIRLPIVPPTTTMLTGPDATDRPFGEMIDLGQRRAAESDCAGRIMNVSVMGGFAYSDTSKNGLAVVVTAREGDAEEAEALAVEIAELGWTNRERFRPRLTSLEDATALALATGADPGKPAQCFADVADNPGGGGRGNTMWVIEAFLKAGVQDALVGLINDAPLAAEAHRLGLGARFTARFNTAETNTFSKPLEAEAEVVALGDGHVVGRRGIFAGREMRLGPSAALRVAGLTIVVVSNRTQCADPAFFEMLGLDIRAARSVVVKSRGHFRAGFDEFFGNDRITEVDAPGLTSPILSRFTWKRLPRPVIPLDENVTWSPADLRL